Proteins co-encoded in one Methanobacterium bryantii genomic window:
- the dmpI gene encoding 4-oxalocrotonate tautomerase DmpI produces MPVITIDGPKLTKEQKEELVKTIAESASKIMGLPVEAMVTIIREVEAENVGTGNILLCNRK; encoded by the coding sequence ATGCCTGTAATTACAATAGACGGACCTAAATTAACTAAAGAACAAAAAGAAGAACTTGTAAAAACCATTGCAGAAAGTGCAAGTAAAATAATGGGGCTGCCCGTAGAAGCAATGGTGACTATAATAAGAGAAGTTGAAGCAGAAAACGTGGGCACAGGAAATATTCTGTTATGCAACAGGAAATAA
- a CDS encoding TRAM domain-containing protein, translated as MFNNNYGRDNYSNRGNSSSPLNEGEEYDVKIEDLGRDGDGIARIEGFVVFVTGAKIGDEVKIKITSIRRNFGFAEIVE; from the coding sequence TTGTTTAATAATAATTACGGAAGAGATAATTACTCAAATAGAGGAAATTCTTCTTCTCCTTTAAACGAAGGTGAAGAATACGATGTTAAAATTGAAGATCTTGGAAGAGACGGCGATGGAATCGCAAGAATAGAAGGATTTGTTGTTTTTGTAACGGGCGCCAAAATAGGCGATGAAGTCAAAATTAAAATCACTTCTATAAGAAGAAACTTTGGTTTTGCTGAAATAGTAGAATAA
- a CDS encoding exopolysaccharide biosynthesis protein, whose amino-acid sequence MSETKSNECFSISLEDISSKIPNEGINIRDFLDLMGDRGGLIICLILATPFLIPVSIPGSSIPFGLGIMFIGISRIFNRYLIPKFIMEYVLPKDTLLKILNGTMTALGKVEKYIKPRFLVLSKGPAISRFSLSLMVFTSFLLMLPLPVPLTDSLPGYSIFFLVLGILEHDGYFILAGYILTSITTIYFSLIFLFGYAGITFVLSHFGIYLPQF is encoded by the coding sequence TTGTCTGAAACTAAGTCTAATGAATGTTTTTCAATATCACTGGAAGATATATCTTCTAAAATCCCGAATGAAGGCATAAATATAAGAGATTTCCTTGATTTAATGGGTGATCGAGGGGGGTTGATTATATGTTTAATTTTGGCAACTCCTTTTTTAATACCTGTATCTATTCCAGGATCCAGCATACCCTTTGGACTTGGAATTATGTTTATTGGAATAAGCAGGATTTTCAACAGGTATCTAATACCTAAATTTATTATGGAATATGTACTGCCGAAGGATACTCTTTTGAAGATACTAAATGGAACCATGACGGCTTTAGGAAAAGTAGAGAAATATATTAAGCCTCGTTTTTTAGTATTGAGTAAAGGCCCTGCAATAAGTCGCTTTAGTCTTTCTCTAATGGTATTTACTTCGTTTTTACTTATGCTACCTTTACCCGTACCATTAACAGACAGTTTGCCAGGATATTCAATCTTTTTTTTAGTTTTAGGTATCCTTGAACATGATGGCTACTTTATTTTAGCAGGATATATACTGACAAGCATTACCACTATTTACTTTAGTCTGATATTTTTATTTGGTTATGCTGGAATAACCTTTGTTTTATCCCATTTTGGGATATACCTGCCTCAATTTTAG
- a CDS encoding NAD(P)H-dependent oxidoreductase produces the protein MNVLIIFAHPEPNSLNGVMKDLAAKTLRDNGHEVKISDLYRMRFKAVLDENDFSQRQNAEQFNPMMEQVNAVGTGSLSQDIKDEVEKMKWADMIIFQFPVWWSSPPAILKGWFDRVFLPGVVHNIAEGKMYDTGLLKGKKAMLSFTTGAPKEVYSSEGPHGDLNDIFKFITHNILEVTGLEIIPSIGIYGPAMTSKEHVKEELEKFKERINSL, from the coding sequence ATGAATGTACTTATTATTTTTGCACATCCCGAGCCAAATTCTCTAAATGGAGTTATGAAAGACCTTGCAGCTAAAACATTAAGGGATAATGGTCATGAAGTTAAAATATCTGATTTATATAGAATGCGATTTAAAGCAGTCCTTGATGAAAATGATTTTTCGCAAAGACAAAATGCTGAGCAATTTAATCCAATGATGGAACAGGTAAATGCAGTCGGAACAGGATCGCTATCTCAGGACATCAAAGACGAAGTAGAGAAAATGAAATGGGCAGATATGATAATTTTCCAGTTCCCAGTATGGTGGTCTTCACCCCCTGCAATCTTAAAAGGCTGGTTCGATAGGGTATTCCTGCCAGGAGTTGTCCACAATATAGCTGAAGGAAAGATGTATGACACTGGTTTACTTAAAGGTAAAAAAGCAATGCTATCATTTACAACAGGTGCACCTAAAGAAGTATATTCCTCTGAAGGTCCCCACGGCGATTTAAATGACATCTTTAAATTTATAACCCACAATATTCTTGAAGTGACCGGTCTTGAAATAATTCCTTCTATTGGTATATACGGCCCAGCAATGACATCTAAAGAACATGTAAAAGAAGAGCTTGAAAAGTTCAAAGAAAGAATAAATTCTCTATAA